One Salvelinus fontinalis isolate EN_2023a chromosome 22, ASM2944872v1, whole genome shotgun sequence genomic window, TGATGGGTTCCCCCAAACAGGCCGTTATATAACAGCATTATGTAGACTAGGTCTAAATGCCTGCTGTGAAGGGAACTCCACCACTATCGAACGGTCTGTCACAGAGACCCAGGGTCATCACACTAACAAGGTCACCCACTCACCAAGATCAGAACTACTAGTGTACAGGATTGAAAAATACTCAGATATGTACAGTAGATTATTTTCTGTAAAAGAGCAAAAGGAAGGGTCTCAAAGTGATTGAATGAAAGAAAGCATGTTAATTCAACTAACATTGACTACCATAAAGCAGTCAGCTGAAATTAATATGGCATAGCACTCACTTTATTTCCCACTAGGTGTACATTACTTCAGTGTGTGTCCGGGCGTAATTCTGCTCTGCGTAAACTCAAACGTTCTGATTGCGGTGATTTGATTTGAGGCTGAATTCATGGACTAACTACAGACCCATCTCTCTGTGCTCCTTCTCTACCCCAGCTGAACCCATTTGCTCCTCAATGAATATAATGTTGGTCTTGTGTTCAATCCTCTCATGCCAATCTTGTGATGGGGAAATCACATTCCCTCATCGAGAGAGCGTGTGGGGTGGCTGCATGGGTAATCCTGCGTCACAAGGAAATAAGAATAATCCTGTTGGAGTGTGGTCATGTGATCAGGGTGATGAATGAAGCCAGAGGGGATGGGAGGTTCTGGAATCCCTGTTGGCTCGGACTGATGACATGTCTTTGGTCTGTTTCCTCAACTTCTCAGGTGCTGGAATGTCCTACTGACAAAATGAAGtaagactagtgttgaacagaatAAAGCACTTGATTCCAAGGTTGCTGCAGCTATTACTTGGACAAAGCTATTTAACTAGTAGTAGGCATTGGCTGTCCTGATAAGAATTGAGCTAACATGTTTCACTTTGAGGCAGAATGGCAGAGACAAAAGAAGTGCCACGGGCACTTTCTACTTATCTGAAGAGGTATGTAGAACTAATCATTGCAAATAAAACCTAGCAGCAATATACAGTAATTTGAGGGGCAATAGTCCCACCTACAGGACCCCATGAACTCTTAAAATAACAATCTCACAATAGAAACCTGGAAGACATTTCAGAGATGATCAGATGTATTACTTTCATCATGACAAGGAGGCACTAGAGATACCTTGACAGATATGACAAACCATATACAAATTGGAATACAAAGCTAGACTATGGTCTGACTGAATAGGTATTGTGTAGCAAATCTATAGGTTTAAAGGTACTTTAACAAATCTtagctataaaaaaaaaagaatgtacATGTacttgtaatgtaatgtaatcaaAGACACACTGAAATGTATAAAACAAATAAACTAAAAACAAGGAGAAAGCGCATTGGACGAACATAATTTGTACTGATATGTACACAACATCCTCGAGACTATGCTCATTTGTAGCGATGGCACCCTGCTGAACATGTCGTGGATGGACTGCGCAAGGTATATTGTGGAGAGAGGGGATCTAAATGTATGCAAACAGGTGGAACAAGTAAAACATTAACACCTGAGTGGAGTTTATTTGGCTGGTTTAACATATTGATCGTGTTCATACGATTTGAGGACTTATGAAGTCATTTTAGTAGATTCAGTGAACAGAAGATATTATGAAAGCATGACACCAATCCCATTTTTTTAACaagatcaacaacaaaaaagtaaatAAGACCAACCTCAAGTATGGCTAAATGCAAATTAAACCTGGAATCGGGGATACTTAACAGTACATTAATCTCCAGAAAACTCAAATTAGTATCATACGTTACGATTGGTatagtatgtattaatttgtgtctGTCCACAATTTGTTGACTATCTAGGTGGTTAATGCTAGCTAGGGCTAAtcttagctaggctaggggtcgATGTCAACACCCCTGccgaaatctaattagcataattattataaaaaaatccCCTTCAAAAGCAGTCTGTtaatttctttatttaactaagcaagtcagttaagaacaaattctcaaacccggacgacactgggccaattgtgcgccgcactatgggactcccaatcacggccggttgtgatacagcctggattcaaaccagggtgtctgtagtgacacctctagcactgagatgcagtgccttagactcgGGATCCTCGAGTGCTAGAGATATACATTGTTTTGCacaggctgcatctcaatccaccgcatccgtcAATGATAgccttccacatctgcggtggaaggtagCTGAGCTACAGCGTGTTTGTCAGACCGTGAGACACCCCGAAAATCGGTATTCTCACGAAAACGTCAGTAGCATCCGAACAGTGTGGCCTACAAAACTAATATGACCACTGTGGGAAAAGGAATCACATGAACACGACCCCAACAAGcatcacgggactcgtctgaagtcggtactgccaacttctgtctgtagcgtccaaacagtttgggctacacactaatatgactcCTCGATGGAAAGGTGACTCTCGCACACGTCGTTTGTTTTGCTCTAGTGCGCTTAGAAGCCTCGTCTGAAAGTAGCCCGGTAccagtacatttaaaaaaaaataataataatattgacatatggaagtagtttagtgccAAAACATTTTtggttaaagctgcaatatgtcatttttttgggcgacccgaccaaattcacatagaaatgtgttatagatctgtaacTCAtttaaagcaagtctaagaagcagtatacctgttctatgcttcctgttcttaagttttgtttttgcgtcttaGCTCCGGTTTTggacaccagcttcaaacagctgaatatacaatatttttggttatgaaaaatatatttcacagtggtttagatagtACAATGATTcgctacactatacttgcttgctgtcacaaactgaaattaggcgaactattcgtATTTTCGCAACCAGAAAATGGCAGTACAATTTCTGCATATTTTGTTATATTTATGTCTCTCGGAcataggacagacactttaaaAAAACAAACTTCCTATCTATTTATTACTACcttatgaatctgttattcaatccatttctatgggctaatagcactAAGGCccaattcaatgtttcatcaaataatgTGCGTGTGATATATTTATATAATACCTAAAAGGGGTCCTAATATTCAAGTCGATGAATGATCCTCGGTATgaacatctttaaaaaaaattccATATGTAAGCTTAATAGAACCCCTCCGCAGGCTTAGACCCTTAAGGATTAAGGTTGGTGTTAAGTTTAGCtagcatgctaagtagttgcaaattaGCTAATTAAGTAacaataccaaacataacatatactAATTTAAGTGTCCCTGATTTtcttttactatgttacatccAGCCTGAAATAAAAATAAGACATGACAATGGTCCCTTCCTTCAAGCAGCACAATTCAAAAAAACGTTCCAAATAGTATAAATCAAAACATGCCAAACAGTTAAGTCCCTAAGCAACTCTGAAAagacacccaccctctttctaCTTGGGAccaggggtgccatttgggacttagccCTGGATGGAATGTATGTCTTTAGTTGAAGTCTCGgttagagaggatgagaggagctACCAGGGTCCAGAGGTAGAGAGCCAGGCCTATCCAGCTAGAGCCAATCTTCACCCACACAGCTGGCATACAGCTCTGCATGGCCTGGTAGTCTGCATCAggtctggggagaggagagatcagGACCAATCCAATCAATCACATTTTGTTTACCATCACAAAAACGCATAGTAGACCATGTGCGATGGTTTGAAAATTGGGTCTTCGGAGTACCATAAGACTGTTATCCTGTTGACCTAAAGCCCAGTCATTCGCTTGGGGAGCTGACGCAAGGTCTAGAACAACATCAATCACCTCAGTTATACCTGTACACATCCCTACTCCTCTATCCCCCCAGACATAAAGAAAACAGAACTACTTACTGGTACCAGTTTGTGAGTGTCATCATGATGTAGAGGGAGGCCAGGCACAGGCTGAAGTGGAAGAAGGCGTAAGAGTAGGTGACCCCCTCTTCCTCGTTGTCCACGGCCCGTCTGACCCCGTCCTCCCCCGTGGCCGCCTCGTGGTCTTCTGCAGCCAGACCCTGGCCCTCCTCTGTCTGCATCAGCCTGTTCACCTGGGTGTTGTTGGACGAACGGATGCTGCAGGCAAGGAGGGAAAGAGCAGGAAACCCACCAGAAAAAAGGGGAAGTGATGATGTGGACAGGCTCGAATAGTCAGGATTTCATTTGAAACATAGCTCTGAACCAGTGTCTCAAATCCAGTCCTGAGGACCCACAGGCTTGCAAGTTTACTCTAGCCCAGTACTTCGATCAGGTGTCTATTCTACTTTTAGTCTATGCCGTGCCTACATtactcgtccaaatatttatatattcttaattcctttactttaggtgtgtattattgtgaaattgttagatattattgcactgttcgagctagaaacacaagcatttctctacccacaataacatctgctaaacatgtataggtgaccaataaaatttgatttgtctCTGGTCTGCTACAAAGAGTGCCCGGTCCTGTGGGTCCCCAGGATTGGCATGAACCCTACTCTAGGTTGCAACTTCATACCTGGCGTAGAGAGTGCAGAAGAGGAAGATGACCAGTCCTATGATGCCCTGTGCATCCCACCACTGGACCCCTTGCCCTGGGGCAGGTGTAGGTGTAGGGGTGGAGGTGTTGTGTACCAGACTCAGCAGGCTGGGGTTACACTTACGGTctgtagggaaagaggtagaatAGTCATTCTGATGAAGGCCATTGAAAGACAAAATGTTATGCTTTTAACAAAGAAAACTACAAATTATCAGCTTTTAATTATGAGCTAGACACATCTATTTGATTTACTTCTTCTCTTGTGATTCTTGGCTGCAACTCATCTCATATTGGATGAAGTGATCACTGATCAGTTGATCTTTTGGGTAAAATATGCTTCGTCACATATACATTTGTTGTTCCAGACTTCCCATCAAGTGATTTCCATGAGTCGGTATGCAGCCATGCGAGTCATAGTTAGATCAGGTCATCTTTAATGTACGACCTGGACCATGACTCTTAACCAATGACTGAACAGGGGCATCAGCAGGGTCATGAGGAGACTTACTGGGGTTGTTGGTCATGGCGGACCATGTGACATACATGGTGTAGAGGGAGATGAAGGACGCTTGGAGCAGGCCTGAGCTGGGCTGGGACTCCTGGGGGACAATACATAAATTAACACAAAACATCAGTGTCTAACTTTTGTTCAACTACATTCACATGAACAAATAGTTCAGTGTCATTGTTTAACATTTTGATGATCTTCAAAATTGCAAACATTGCTAATATTTTCACCCCTGAATGAACTTCAGGATGTGTATGCATTTCAAAGAAAGAGGAACAAGACTGAAACAGCCTGCAAAGAAACACTGTACTCAAAAAAACTGCAGGAACTTGAAACAGTGTGCTGGTATCAATCTTTCTTGCGAGACAAACCTCACCTGAACTTTGGGTAGGATGGCAACTATGGAGACGATGATGCAGAAGATGAAGTTGAGGCTGATGAAGACCTTGTGTTCAGTGCAGTCGTctcctgtggtgtaatagacatAGAACACCACCACAGCAGAGAAGGCCAGGACATAGTGTAGCACCGTGAAGGACAGAAGAGCTGTGGGAGGTGAAACAGAAGAATACATCCCATTACGGATGTCAGGAAACATCCTTCCATTACCACTGGGAGAAAACCAGGATAAGGGTCAATTCATTAAATTACACTGAAATTCCTATTTTCTTCAGgaaatttcagtttacttccggAAAAGACTGAATAAATGAGTTAGACTACAACGTTTTAAATCAGTAGACTGTATTAACGATCAGTACCTGAGAACCAGCACTTGCCATTTCCCTCCTCAGCGTTCTCCAGCCAGGACTGGTTCCAGGTGTGAGCAAAGTCCACAAGCAGGATCAGCTggatgatgatgaagaagaagGAACCCACCATGCCAAAGTAAAaccacactggaacacacacacacagcgagttTGTTAAAAGACAAAATGTGCAAGGTGTGTTTAATTGACTACAAGTTCTTGGCAGTGGCGATGCGTCACGTGGGCCATTCTGTTATTTAATGTCACAACAATATCAGTTAGCAAACATTTTAATGGTATAAAACAAATTGCTTGATCTAAGAAAGCatatgtgctgaccaactggcacttgttttcactgacattttcaacacgtcccttgagtctgtaataccaacatgtttcaagcagaccaccatagtccctgtgcccaagaacacgaaggcaacctgtcgaaatgactacagacccatagcactcaagtccgtagccatgaagtgctttgaaaggctggtcatggctcacaacaccattatctcagaaaccctagacccactccaatttgcataccgcccaaacagatccacagatgctatctctattgcactccacactgccctttcccacctggacaaaaggaacacctatgtgagaatgctattcattgactacagctcagcgttcaacactatagtgccgtcaaagctcatcactaagctaaggatcctgggactaaacaccttctgCAACtagatcttggacttcctgacgggccgcccccaggtggtgagggtaggtagcaacacatctgcacgctgatcctcaacactggagcccctcaggggtgaatgctcagtcccctcctgtactccctgttcacccacgactgcatggccagacaCGACTccgacaccatcattaagtttgcagacgtcaacagtggtaggcctgatcaccgacaacgttgaggcagcctatagggaggaggtcagagacccccattttcatcgacgaggctgtaatggagcaggttgacatgctgaccagaccagacacatcgcatgcgtcgcaaaataaatttagaaatccatgttattcaattactgCACCGACACCGCTTGCGCGCGTCTGCGTTACCAAGGGCTAAACTAGAAgtaattcctatttctgacgcagatcgcactgAAAGTCctgctctcccatctcctcattggttattagaagcaggtacccacgtgccatctcctcattggttatacccacgtgggtgattgaaagacgaactttgttgccggttgtcgtggtaatactatgaaagtttagatgcgatcaccatatacgttcaacgatgaaaaagcctggaaggaggagagatgactagaaatgagtcggttggccgttttgtgtggattaatttgtaggagtagaggaccttgtgcagctcaggtaaaataacaactccatgtttatatcccaggacaaattagctagcaacagcaagctagctaaataggacaaattagctagcaagtgcaagctaactagctaaattgccatacatgtttaatgcttttcgacctgtacccaaattaatgtcattggttcagagtttgttttgatattttaacctgcgtgtcgtgatcgtgtttggtgtaggggcacaaaatacatttatgcacg contains:
- the LOC129820031 gene encoding serine incorporator 1-like; amino-acid sequence: MGACMALCSIASCASCLCGSAPCLLSGCCPSTYNSTVSRLAFSLLLLLGTLVSVIMILPGMETQLKKIPGFCVGGTSIPMPGIENKVNCDVIVGYKSVYRMCFAMACFFFLFSIIMIRVRSSKDPRASLQNGFWFFKFLVLVGITVGAFFIPDGTFNTVWFYFGMVGSFFFIIIQLILLVDFAHTWNQSWLENAEEGNGKCWFSALLSFTVLHYVLAFSAVVVFYVYYTTGDDCTEHKVFISLNFIFCIIVSIVAILPKVQESQPSSGLLQASFISLYTMYVTWSAMTNNPNRKCNPSLLSLVHNTSTPTPTPAPGQGVQWWDAQGIIGLVIFLFCTLYASIRSSNNTQVNRLMQTEEGQGLAAEDHEAATGEDGVRRAVDNEEEGVTYSYAFFHFSLCLASLYIMMTLTNWYQPDADYQAMQSCMPAVWVKIGSSWIGLALYLWTLVAPLILSNRDFN